The proteins below come from a single Candidatus Cloacimonas sp. genomic window:
- a CDS encoding thymidylate synthase, translated as MLNVVSIKATTIPDAWHQLIMSIMDNGRVFKIDEGSYAGDYRLEFDFVIIQILHPEIRPFEPELPDDMKNSGIPNPVALGYIEGGEGFEGDPYVLYLMSSEKKPEEDYTYGQRLNDTRIERDAFLTTFNQVQHVIDKYKTGKIRNNQLCMSVAQPGDMLLKDPPCLQLIDTRIQDGKLHFTTYFRSWDLWGGLPANFGGLQCLKEYMASEIGVEPGETIGISKGLHIYKYVWELAELRRRKTGYVSKFLQEIQADNPICECCGTKMLRFGWYEIDPLYKYWYCLECDKENRFPFLRAQYNGIWVDK; from the coding sequence ATGTTAAATGTAGTTTCGATCAAAGCAACAACAATCCCTGATGCCTGGCATCAATTAATAATGTCTATTATGGATAATGGTAGAGTCTTCAAAATTGATGAAGGTTCATATGCAGGAGATTATAGATTAGAATTTGATTTTGTAATTATTCAAATACTTCATCCAGAAATAAGACCATTTGAACCCGAACTCCCAGATGATATGAAAAATTCTGGAATTCCTAATCCTGTTGCTCTAGGATATATTGAAGGTGGGGAAGGATTTGAAGGTGATCCTTATGTATTATACTTGATGTCTTCTGAAAAGAAACCTGAAGAGGACTATACATATGGACAAAGACTAAATGATACAAGAATAGAACGTGATGCTTTTTTAACTACATTCAATCAAGTCCAGCATGTCATCGACAAATACAAAACAGGTAAGATAAGAAACAATCAACTTTGTATGAGTGTAGCTCAACCAGGTGATATGTTACTCAAAGACCCACCTTGTTTACAATTGATTGATACTCGTATTCAAGATGGTAAATTACACTTCACAACTTATTTTAGATCATGGGACTTGTGGGGAGGATTGCCAGCTAACTTTGGTGGATTACAATGCTTGAAAGAATATATGGCATCAGAGATAGGGGTTGAACCAGGTGAAACAATCGGGATTTCAAAAGGATTACATATATATAAATATGTATGGGAATTGGCTGAATTAAGAAGGAGAAAAACTGGATATGTATCAAAATTTCTTCAAGAAATACAAGCTGATAATCCCATATGTGAATGTTGTGGTACAAAAATGCTTCGTTTTGGTTGGTATGAAATTGATCCTTTATATAAATATTGGTATTGTCTTGAATGTGATAAAGAAAATAGATTTCCTTTTTTAAGAGCACAATACAATGGAATTTGGGTAGACAAATAA
- a CDS encoding AAA family ATPase yields MIKTIRLKNFVSHKDSELELDPGLNVIAGSTGNGKSVIHEGLEWALLNNFRGLGFRPTTYPVDKKDSSSVGVIFDNGSVIRERNERTDEENKIN; encoded by the coding sequence ATGATTAAAACAATCAGACTTAAAAACTTTGTAAGCCATAAAGATTCTGAACTCGAACTTGATCCTGGCTTAAATGTTATTGCTGGTTCTACAGGAAATGGAAAATCAGTAATTCACGAGGGGCTTGAATGGGCTCTTTTAAATAATTTTCGTGGGTTAGGATTTAGACCCACTACTTATCCAGTAGATAAAAAAGATTCATCATCAGTGGGAGTTATATTTGATAATGGATCCGTGATAAGAGAACGAAATGAAAGAACAGATGAAGAAAATAAAATAAACTGA
- a CDS encoding metallophosphoesterase, with translation MPEFVVTAISKHESINMKFFCTSDWHLRATTPKNRIDDFSAELFRKVDWIYNMAYHNQCSYILRAGDLTNSATLPYSVTQKYIDLFLSWKEKEVIGIDIAGQHDMRYHSNDLENTPIMTFAAAKSIILLGRGDMFEPEEGIHIYGAGWNDDIPEIEDPEAFNILIIHSMMISEKIWYGQENYDSARKFLKDNNFDLIVSGDNHKTVVSCVSHINGDKWLLNTGSLMRQKSDQMDHKPCIFIFDTETRKSDIHYIPCKDISQVMNIEKISKEKEQSKELNDLKEKLNENVEESGLDYLLNLRLGLSTSGLSEKAIEFVERSIPA, from the coding sequence GTGCCGGAGTTTGTAGTGACTGCTATTTCAAAGCATGAGAGTATAAATATGAAATTTTTTTGCACAAGTGATTGGCATCTTCGAGCTACAACACCAAAAAATAGAATAGATGATTTTTCAGCAGAATTGTTTAGGAAAGTTGATTGGATATATAATATGGCTTATCACAATCAATGTTCCTATATTTTAAGGGCAGGGGACTTGACTAATTCTGCTACATTGCCTTATTCAGTTACTCAAAAATACATTGATCTATTTTTGAGTTGGAAAGAGAAAGAAGTTATCGGGATAGATATAGCAGGGCAACATGATATGAGGTACCATTCAAACGATCTTGAAAATACTCCTATCATGACATTTGCGGCAGCTAAATCAATTATACTTTTAGGCAGGGGGGATATGTTTGAACCAGAAGAAGGTATTCATATTTATGGTGCTGGTTGGAATGATGATATTCCTGAAATAGAAGACCCTGAAGCATTTAATATTCTTATTATCCATTCTATGATGATCTCTGAGAAGATATGGTATGGTCAAGAGAATTATGATAGTGCAAGAAAGTTTTTAAAAGATAATAATTTTGATCTTATTGTATCTGGAGATAATCATAAAACAGTTGTTTCTTGTGTTTCTCATATAAATGGAGATAAATGGTTACTTAATACTGGTTCTTTAATGAGACAAAAATCAGATCAAATGGATCATAAACCTTGTATTTTTATCTTTGATACAGAGACAAGAAAAAGTGATATTCATTATATTCCTTGTAAAGATATTTCTCAGGTTATGAATATCGAAAAGATTTCTAAGGAGAAAGAACAAAGTAAGGAACTTAATGATCTAAAAGAAAAGCTGAATGAAAATGTAGAGGAATCTGGTCTTGATTATTTATTGAATCTTAGATTAGGATTATCTACTTCTGGACTTAGCGAAAAGGCAATCGAGTTTGTTGAAAGGAGTATTCCAGCATGA
- a CDS encoding SLOG family protein, translating to MKVIIAGSRTITNPVALDSAISSAINILNISITEVVCGMAKGADELGRQWAIKHNIPVTEFHAAWTRYGKSAGKIRNAQMAEYADVLIALWDGQSRGTEHMINKAKERNLKVYIHRTY from the coding sequence ATGAAAGTTATTATAGCAGGAAGCAGAACAATAACAAATCCAGTTGCTTTAGATTCAGCTATTTCATCAGCAATAAATATATTAAATATTTCTATAACTGAAGTTGTTTGTGGAATGGCAAAAGGGGCAGATGAACTTGGAAGACAGTGGGCTATTAAACATAATATTCCAGTAACAGAATTTCATGCTGCATGGACTCGTTATGGAAAATCAGCAGGAAAAATAAGAAATGCACAAATGGCAGAATATGCAGATGTTTTGATAGCTTTATGGGATGGGCAAAGTAGAGGTACAGAACATATGATAAATAAAGCAAAAGAAAGAAACCTTAAAGTTTATATTCATAGAACATATTAA
- a CDS encoding NlpC/P60 family protein, with the protein MSYFDSEDKQKELKRVLNEWVGTPFRHSCGVKRLGGDCLQSTAEIMREVGVSSIPRSFPTYEKDWHLHRGRERILESLFSLGQNEELPFDVNTLKNGDVIVFRYGRTFSHSGIYFDNQVYHVQAGTVFRATCIDDPQIKNLKKKVFRIK; encoded by the coding sequence ATGAGTTATTTTGATTCAGAAGATAAACAAAAGGAATTAAAGAGGGTTCTTAATGAGTGGGTTGGAACCCCTTTTCGTCATAGTTGTGGAGTAAAAAGATTAGGTGGAGATTGTTTGCAATCTACCGCTGAAATAATGAGGGAAGTAGGAGTAAGTAGTATACCTAGATCATTTCCTACTTATGAAAAAGACTGGCATCTACATAGAGGAAGAGAAAGGATACTTGAATCTCTTTTTAGTCTTGGACAGAATGAAGAATTACCATTTGATGTAAATACACTTAAAAATGGTGATGTTATTGTTTTTCGTTACGGTCGTACGTTCTCACACTCAGGTATATATTTTGATAATCAAGTGTACCATGTTCAAGCAGGAACAGTATTTCGAGCAACATGTATAGATGATCCACAAATTAAGAATTTGAAGAAAAAAGTGTTTAGGATAAAATAA
- a CDS encoding phage BR0599 family protein, translated as MKTITSTYEAQETAVANRGAELYRVFNDSGDIGYYTDASIAIVYSGRTYLPASIKRSSLEFDSSIGVSKMKVQFVWSDTAITGFISQNPVEIIWIEVLRTYLDLNPIEINTIFIGQIKNVAFQGIQAEAECISLEFYLNVGIPDKSYQRLCNHFLYDIGCTVLTATYRTTATVSGFGATSNIVYCSNMVPKEANYYTHGYIEARGTTRMIVAYEVNADHFTLIYPIPTLIVGDSINILPGCDRTGKTCLDKFDNMINFLGFEYIPFDNPTLWTA; from the coding sequence GTGAAAACTATAACTTCAACATATGAAGCACAAGAAACTGCTGTAGCTAATAGGGGTGCAGAGTTATATAGGGTTTTTAATGATTCAGGTGATATTGGATATTATACTGATGCTAGTATAGCTATTGTATATTCAGGTAGAACTTATTTACCGGCCTCAATAAAAAGATCATCCCTGGAGTTTGATTCTTCTATTGGTGTCAGTAAAATGAAAGTGCAGTTTGTTTGGAGTGATACTGCAATTACAGGTTTTATTTCCCAGAATCCTGTAGAAATAATATGGATAGAAGTATTAAGAACATATCTTGATCTTAATCCAATAGAAATAAATACTATTTTTATTGGGCAAATTAAAAATGTTGCATTTCAAGGTATTCAAGCAGAAGCAGAATGTATAAGTCTTGAGTTTTATTTAAATGTAGGTATCCCAGATAAGAGTTATCAGCGTCTTTGTAACCATTTTCTTTACGATATAGGTTGTACAGTTCTTACTGCTACATATAGAACTACTGCAACAGTATCAGGATTTGGTGCAACTTCAAATATAGTTTATTGTTCGAATATGGTTCCTAAAGAAGCTAATTATTATACTCATGGATATATAGAAGCTCGTGGAACAACAAGGATGATTGTTGCGTATGAAGTTAATGCAGATCATTTCACTCTGATTTATCCAATACCAACTCTTATTGTTGGTGATTCTATAAATATATTACCTGGTTGTGATCGAACGGGGAAAACTTGTCTTGATAAGTTTGATAACATGATAAACTTTTTAGGTTTTGAATATATTCCTTTTGATAACCCCACACTTTGGACAGCTTAA
- a CDS encoding phage tail tape measure protein → MAKSLSLGTLFKGEIDSTFRNTVEEMKRMLGTLNGALGGVTAASEKNRSAMQSGGSEFSKYSLAIGKATEVSQKYHDAIAYGTKVFGDQGSAFDAFRSTLNKTESAIQAHGQSMIAAGKNGKSWAEHVDRLSLTMDGLRKNIKLTSKGIEDIVEPVVKASGIFSKFSTVISSMAYWGLAATAIYGTMRAIKEGVVNVMEFDQVLKNFQAVTSATTAEVTMMGQVMLDLASKTKFSMKEIQTGTVTVAQAGFSAAETIGIMKDVITLATGTISDMGNASDLLTTVIRAFNMNASESGRVADVMAVAVNKSKETVEKLNVTFSYLAPIAAAAGLSLEEVTAAAMLLTDNGLKASTVGTSLRQVIARLISPTDSLQAKFLALGADMNLLNPATSSLKTIMEELARVAPTAADAFELFGLRGAPAVAILVKTMKDGGQQFDTYYNQLFNVGAAQAMMDVQMQGLSYRAKNLLNNIQLLTIGVGSGGFSAVLGGVIDSLNSLIKGMTYLSTSVIGQYTIAMGAAAVVTWGLGKAIMAIWLAEFLSGIKTSIELIWKLGIVTRAARAELVILSKTILTFLASNLVLVVGALVGALLMWVKTQKELSNELIISGIEIQKSIDRLEDYRNKLVQLNPGTNEYGATLKRLAIDYKELAPFIDSVTGKWKDQQAGIQFLDNLLQTQHIKLMAEQAKALQQLTIEFERSFSTIYKWVFSLKDPQDQFQKLTDATLVFIPRLKELGITATSTGKEVKDALLQINSNMFSGLNSEQATALLTAVMTKLNSLHQQELEAERKKVEEKRKIAIGERREEVSLFADLYNDLEGQRRADSEKIAVKLDKDLENLKKNFEDEGGSVKAMEAEHLRLAMKAREDIAEIRYKDIGTSEDVNNEVLKGFQLYIKKMRDAYFNDLSNENDLHNRKLAEAKGSNKNIQQEMNRHNDAVSLKEMTFLESLNAQNAYVLEKKKTIFVKGYEAVRDAIFKSISELQQDKGPTTLSPSSSKFVIPTTDPEILDNQEKFISKVATNIATISEKMSDGLVLLWNAATDVQKGYLYKITKDFDETIKEINKGNDTTVVKNQRIQTEFSKAMELYMKAQQELKQVQTPLQKGLEKSAEQINALNISKMTDHIKKEQESFSLDVDKMKDHLETFKKQLDIMVVTGEKVDVNLFGKNLTIEPEGDLAVRKKQQQDYLKDMETKYDEWLVDRIQKRERNISEITRKGAKEKLDIEEEQLSIQANLSQIEASAEIDLVKKAGLEYKLRDLKIRKDLLRAREVLDKEGADQTINYEEQANQALIKSKEKYWDDVAKAEKRTKLKSYKEESDKFDLQKAELEAAAQQARTEGQLNNTSKRNMLAMDIEFYQKDLQLKVEHYNNIKSMPETDLKVKAEHLNKAAKEVEEALQRELAKRKELYQIEHKYDEQKWRAGEISAEQYFSYIKQARDFEIIDEEEFKDKSIAVNGTMWDQIKRGYQKAKREMESWGELMIRLGKEGPDKLASGLTDAIMSFADGTKTAKEAMSDFFMSMFKWLGEAILKWTLLKAIEAATGSSSGGLGGLGGLLGGLFGLGGGGGAAFDNVAQIGTWLTPSFAHGGGVLGEDRFPSRQVSVSAFSDAVRAHSGIGPGERAIVAKDEEGIFTKGQMKALGMMAGSNKGNLNITNIVDPRLIDAYLATPQGKNSLLNVVGNNPGKFRRAMEIAT, encoded by the coding sequence ATGGCTAAATCTCTCAGTCTTGGTACACTATTCAAAGGCGAAATTGATTCTACTTTTCGTAATACAGTAGAAGAAATGAAGCGGATGCTTGGTACTTTGAATGGTGCTCTAGGTGGGGTAACTGCTGCTTCAGAAAAAAATAGATCGGCGATGCAATCTGGTGGTAGTGAGTTTTCAAAATACTCGCTTGCTATTGGAAAAGCTACTGAAGTATCACAAAAGTATCATGATGCAATTGCTTACGGAACTAAGGTATTTGGAGATCAGGGCAGTGCATTTGATGCTTTTAGATCCACTCTGAACAAGACTGAGAGTGCCATTCAAGCTCATGGTCAATCAATGATAGCAGCTGGAAAAAATGGTAAATCTTGGGCAGAACATGTAGATAGACTTTCACTTACAATGGATGGTTTGAGAAAAAATATTAAACTTACCTCAAAAGGAATTGAAGATATAGTTGAACCGGTAGTTAAAGCAAGTGGAATTTTTTCTAAGTTTAGCACTGTAATATCATCAATGGCATATTGGGGTCTTGCTGCTACTGCTATTTACGGCACAATGAGAGCGATAAAAGAAGGTGTCGTAAATGTAATGGAATTCGATCAGGTTCTTAAAAATTTTCAAGCTGTAACATCTGCTACCACTGCTGAAGTAACGATGATGGGTCAAGTAATGCTTGATCTAGCAAGCAAGACCAAATTCTCTATGAAAGAGATTCAAACAGGTACAGTTACAGTAGCACAAGCTGGATTTAGTGCTGCTGAAACAATTGGAATAATGAAAGATGTAATTACATTAGCAACTGGAACTATATCTGATATGGGGAATGCTTCAGATTTGCTCACCACTGTTATACGAGCATTTAACATGAATGCATCAGAGTCAGGTAGAGTTGCAGATGTTATGGCGGTTGCAGTAAACAAATCTAAAGAAACTGTTGAAAAATTAAATGTAACTTTTTCTTATTTGGCACCTATCGCTGCTGCTGCTGGTTTGTCCTTGGAAGAAGTAACTGCTGCTGCAATGTTATTGACAGACAATGGGCTAAAAGCTTCCACTGTTGGTACTTCGCTTAGACAAGTAATTGCGCGACTTATATCTCCAACTGATTCTCTTCAGGCAAAGTTTCTTGCTCTTGGTGCAGATATGAATTTACTCAATCCTGCAACGAGTAGCTTAAAAACAATTATGGAAGAATTAGCACGTGTGGCACCAACTGCTGCTGATGCTTTTGAGTTGTTTGGACTGCGTGGTGCACCTGCTGTAGCAATATTAGTAAAGACGATGAAAGATGGGGGACAACAATTTGATACATATTATAATCAACTTTTTAATGTTGGTGCAGCACAAGCAATGATGGATGTGCAGATGCAAGGCTTGTCTTATAGAGCCAAAAATCTGTTAAATAATATACAACTTTTAACAATAGGTGTAGGTAGTGGGGGTTTTAGTGCAGTTCTGGGAGGGGTGATTGATTCTTTAAATAGTCTTATAAAAGGTATGACTTATCTTTCTACAAGTGTTATTGGTCAATATACAATTGCAATGGGGGCTGCTGCTGTAGTTACTTGGGGACTTGGCAAAGCAATAATGGCAATCTGGTTAGCTGAGTTTTTATCTGGTATTAAAACGTCTATTGAATTGATATGGAAATTAGGTATCGTAACTAGAGCAGCAAGAGCAGAATTGGTTATTTTAAGTAAAACTATTTTAACCTTTTTAGCAAGTAATTTAGTTTTAGTAGTTGGTGCTTTAGTTGGTGCTTTATTGATGTGGGTAAAAACCCAAAAAGAATTGAGTAACGAACTTATAATATCTGGAATTGAGATACAAAAGAGTATTGACAGGCTTGAGGATTATAGAAATAAATTAGTTCAATTAAATCCAGGAACTAATGAATATGGTGCTACATTAAAACGCCTCGCTATAGATTATAAAGAACTTGCCCCATTTATTGATTCAGTTACAGGTAAATGGAAAGATCAGCAAGCTGGGATTCAATTTCTCGATAACTTGCTACAAACCCAACACATAAAGTTAATGGCAGAGCAAGCAAAAGCTCTGCAACAATTAACCATAGAATTTGAAAGAAGTTTTAGTACCATATACAAATGGGTATTTAGTCTTAAAGATCCACAAGATCAATTTCAAAAATTAACAGATGCTACATTAGTTTTTATACCAAGACTTAAAGAACTTGGTATCACTGCTACATCAACTGGTAAAGAAGTAAAGGATGCTTTACTTCAAATAAATTCTAATATGTTTTCTGGTTTAAATTCAGAACAAGCAACAGCGTTGCTCACTGCTGTAATGACAAAATTAAATAGTCTTCATCAACAGGAACTTGAGGCAGAACGAAAAAAAGTTGAAGAAAAAAGAAAGATAGCAATAGGAGAACGGAGAGAGGAAGTTTCTTTGTTCGCTGATTTATATAATGATCTCGAGGGCCAACGAAGAGCAGACTCGGAAAAAATAGCAGTTAAATTGGATAAGGATCTTGAAAATCTCAAGAAAAATTTTGAAGATGAAGGTGGATCAGTTAAGGCAATGGAAGCTGAACACCTTAGATTAGCAATGAAAGCTAGAGAAGATATAGCTGAAATAAGATATAAAGATATTGGAACTTCTGAAGATGTAAATAATGAAGTCCTTAAAGGATTTCAATTATATATTAAGAAGATGAGGGATGCATATTTTAATGATCTTTCAAACGAGAATGATCTTCATAATAGAAAACTTGCTGAAGCAAAAGGAAGTAATAAAAATATTCAACAGGAAATGAATAGGCACAATGATGCTGTTTCTTTAAAAGAAATGACATTTCTTGAATCTCTTAATGCGCAAAATGCTTATGTATTAGAGAAGAAAAAGACAATATTTGTAAAAGGGTATGAAGCAGTAAGAGACGCAATATTCAAAAGTATTTCTGAATTACAACAAGATAAAGGTCCAACAACACTTTCTCCAAGTAGTTCAAAATTTGTTATCCCAACAACTGATCCAGAAATTCTTGATAATCAAGAAAAGTTCATATCAAAAGTTGCTACCAACATCGCCACTATATCTGAAAAAATGTCAGATGGGTTAGTCTTACTGTGGAATGCTGCTACTGATGTCCAAAAAGGTTACCTTTATAAAATAACAAAAGATTTTGATGAAACTATTAAAGAAATAAATAAAGGCAATGATACAACAGTTGTAAAAAATCAACGCATTCAAACTGAATTTAGTAAAGCAATGGAACTTTATATGAAGGCCCAACAAGAACTTAAACAAGTTCAAACTCCATTGCAAAAAGGATTAGAAAAATCGGCTGAACAAATAAATGCTCTTAATATATCTAAGATGACAGATCATATCAAAAAAGAACAAGAATCATTTTCTCTTGATGTTGATAAGATGAAAGATCATCTTGAAACATTTAAGAAACAACTTGATATAATGGTAGTAACTGGGGAAAAGGTGGATGTCAATTTATTTGGAAAAAATCTTACAATAGAACCAGAAGGTGATCTTGCAGTAAGAAAAAAACAACAGCAAGATTATCTTAAAGATATGGAAACAAAGTATGATGAATGGTTAGTAGATAGAATACAAAAAAGAGAAAGAAACATCTCTGAAATTACAAGAAAAGGAGCAAAAGAAAAACTTGATATCGAAGAGGAACAATTAAGTATCCAAGCAAATCTATCCCAGATAGAGGCTTCCGCTGAAATAGATTTGGTTAAAAAAGCAGGTTTAGAATATAAATTACGTGATCTTAAAATAAGAAAGGATTTATTAAGAGCTAGAGAAGTTTTAGATAAAGAAGGTGCAGATCAAACGATTAATTATGAAGAACAAGCTAATCAAGCCCTTATAAAATCAAAAGAAAAATATTGGGATGATGTTGCAAAAGCTGAGAAAAGAACCAAACTTAAAAGTTACAAGGAAGAAAGTGATAAATTTGATCTTCAAAAAGCAGAACTTGAAGCAGCGGCGCAGCAAGCTAGAACTGAGGGCCAATTAAATAATACAAGCAAGAGAAATATGCTTGCTATGGATATTGAGTTTTATCAAAAAGATTTGCAATTAAAAGTAGAACATTATAACAATATCAAGAGTATGCCCGAAACTGATTTAAAAGTAAAAGCTGAACACCTTAATAAAGCAGCAAAAGAAGTTGAGGAAGCATTACAAAGAGAATTGGCGAAGAGAAAAGAACTATACCAAATAGAACATAAATATGATGAACAAAAATGGCGTGCTGGAGAAATAAGTGCGGAACAATATTTTAGTTATATCAAACAAGCACGAGATTTTGAAATAATAGACGAGGAAGAATTTAAAGATAAGTCAATTGCTGTAAACGGCACTATGTGGGACCAAATAAAAAGGGGTTATCAAAAAGCAAAAAGAGAAATGGAATCCTGGGGTGAATTGATGATTCGCCTTGGGAAAGAAGGTCCAGATAAATTAGCTTCCGGATTGACTGATGCTATAATGTCTTTCGCTGATGGAACCAAGACTGCAAAAGAAGCAATGTCAGATTTTTTTATGTCAATGTTTAAATGGCTTGGTGAAGCAATACTTAAATGGACATTACTAAAAGCAATCGAAGCTGCAACTGGTAGTTCTAGTGGGGGATTAGGGGGGCTAGGGGGATTATTAGGGGGTTTATTTGGATTAGGTGGTGGGGGTGGGGCCGCATTTGATAATGTTGCTCAAATTGGTACCTGGTTAACCCCTTCTTTTGCTCATGGTGGTGGTGTATTAGGAGAAGATAGATTCCCTTCAAGACAAGTTTCCGTATCTGCTTTTTCTGATGCAGTTAGAGCACATAGTGGAATAGGTCCTGGTGAAAGGGCTATTGTTGCAAAAGATGAAGAAGGGATATTTACGAAAGGTCAAATGAAAGCTCTTGGTATGATGGCAGGAAGTAATAAAGGAAACTTAAACATTACTAATATTGTAGATCCAAGATTGATTGATGCTTATTTAGCTACTCCACAAGGAAAAAATTCTTTGTTAAATGTTGTAGGTAACAATCCTGGTAAGTTTAGACGAGCAATGGAGATTGCTACTTAA
- a CDS encoding lysozyme, which yields MKGISNNGVNFLINVEATKLHVYLDSVGFPTIGTGHLLTKSELTSGKIKINGEFIKYKNGITYDQAGTLLQQDLESVINMVNNLVKVDITQNQFDALISFIYNVGKSAFENSTLLKLLNQGFYDEVPVQLLRWNKAGGRTVKGLTNRRNAEIELWNKK from the coding sequence ATGAAAGGGATAAGTAATAATGGAGTCAATTTTTTAATCAATGTTGAAGCTACAAAACTTCACGTTTATTTAGACTCTGTTGGTTTCCCTACTATAGGTACAGGTCATTTGTTAACTAAGAGTGAATTAACATCTGGCAAGATTAAAATAAATGGTGAATTTATCAAATATAAAAATGGAATAACTTATGATCAAGCTGGAACTTTGTTACAACAAGACCTTGAATCTGTTATAAATATGGTTAATAATTTAGTGAAAGTGGATATTACTCAGAATCAATTTGATGCTCTAATATCGTTTATATATAATGTTGGCAAGAGTGCATTTGAAAATTCCACTTTACTTAAACTTTTGAATCAAGGTTTTTATGATGAAGTTCCAGTTCAATTGTTAAGATGGAATAAAGCAGGTGGGAGAACTGTCAAAGGTTTGACAAATAGAAGAAATGCAGAGATTGAATTATGGAACAAAAAATAG
- a CDS encoding radical SAM protein, translated as MKDITLIFPPSEFLLNQAVFPPLGILYLSAYLRKFDLTSECIDVGLQGFNPDLIKSKYVGISITTPQRFEAYKIAKELKKRGHILIAGGPHATHMSEECKEVGFDYVVRGEGELGLTKLLKNKTNGDWLIKEDQPLNVNFEIPVPDRSAIPIKDYKYLIDGEPATVLMSSRGCPWSCSFCAKVTKKCRIQSSFRTVREILHVKEVFGFKAFMFFDDVFTTDKERLEQMVLLLKNENLKFRCFSRTHLLDEETCALLKAMGVVEVGLGVESGSNTVLKQNLKGTTREQNTKAVKLLHNAGIRAKAFLIVGLPGETKDTIVETCSWIEEAKPDDIDTSILQPYPGAPIFNDPEKFGLEFEYNDNVTWFKGTPGQYKCAVRTKELSSQQLIKYRDMIEDLYKDKERLR; from the coding sequence ATGAAAGATATAACCTTGATATTTCCCCCAAGTGAATTTTTGTTGAATCAAGCAGTATTTCCTCCTCTAGGAATACTCTATTTGTCAGCATATCTAAGGAAGTTTGATTTGACCTCTGAATGTATTGATGTTGGACTACAAGGTTTTAATCCTGATTTAATAAAGTCGAAATATGTTGGTATTTCTATTACTACCCCACAACGATTTGAAGCATACAAGATTGCAAAAGAACTTAAAAAACGTGGTCATATACTTATTGCAGGTGGTCCTCATGCTACTCATATGTCAGAAGAGTGTAAAGAAGTAGGATTTGATTATGTAGTTAGAGGAGAAGGGGAATTAGGATTAACTAAACTTTTAAAGAATAAAACAAATGGTGATTGGTTGATTAAAGAAGATCAACCACTTAATGTAAATTTCGAAATACCTGTTCCAGATAGGTCTGCTATTCCAATAAAAGATTATAAATACCTCATAGATGGTGAACCTGCAACTGTTCTTATGTCTTCACGAGGTTGCCCTTGGAGCTGCTCCTTTTGCGCCAAAGTAACAAAAAAATGTAGAATACAAAGTTCTTTTAGGACAGTTCGTGAGATACTACATGTTAAAGAAGTATTTGGGTTTAAAGCCTTTATGTTTTTTGATGATGTATTTACGACAGATAAAGAACGACTTGAACAAATGGTACTTCTTTTGAAAAATGAGAATCTTAAATTCAGATGTTTTTCCAGAACTCATTTACTTGATGAAGAAACTTGTGCCTTATTGAAGGCGATGGGAGTAGTTGAAGTAGGATTAGGAGTTGAAAGTGGATCAAATACTGTATTAAAACAGAATTTGAAAGGAACTACAAGGGAACAAAATACAAAAGCAGTGAAACTTTTACATAATGCAGGGATAAGAGCAAAAGCATTTCTTATTGTTGGATTACCTGGAGAAACAAAAGATACAATCGTTGAAACATGTAGTTGGATAGAAGAGGCAAAACCAGATGATATTGATACCTCTATTTTGCAACCATATCCTGGTGCACCAATTTTCAATGATCCTGAAAAGTTCGGTCTTGAATTTGAGTACAATGATAATGTAACTTGGTTTAAAGGAACTCCTGGACAATATAAATGTGCTGTAAGGACAAAGGAACTTTCTTCTCAACAACTTATTAAGTACAGGGATATGATTGAAGACTTGTACAAAGATAAGGAAAGACTAAGATGA